A region of Planktomarina temperata RCA23 DNA encodes the following proteins:
- a CDS encoding biotin/lipoate--protein ligase family protein, whose translation MTENQRPSFPPLFSGLAISGQINPFEKARAEATRGCDAGLVVYNLAANSLEAAIVFAPDVTLEEAMAVLPLCGIGFQNALGALAPPEVAVQLEWAGGLRINGARCGALRVAASTVDTDALPDWIVVGLTLPLWPESDAPGETPDHTALYAEGCAEVNALGLLESWVKHTLVGINTWSEDGVKSLHSNWRGLAHGIGEDIKIHGQAGTFLGVDEKFGMLLRSEVTTQLIPLSSVLEGN comes from the coding sequence ATGACAGAAAATCAAAGACCAAGCTTTCCCCCACTCTTCAGCGGACTGGCCATCAGCGGCCAGATTAATCCCTTTGAAAAGGCCCGCGCAGAGGCTACCCGTGGCTGTGATGCCGGGTTGGTAGTCTATAATTTGGCTGCTAATTCGCTTGAAGCGGCGATTGTTTTCGCTCCAGATGTGACGCTCGAAGAGGCCATGGCCGTGCTGCCGCTTTGTGGTATTGGTTTTCAAAACGCCTTGGGCGCTCTGGCGCCACCTGAGGTGGCAGTTCAGCTCGAGTGGGCCGGCGGTTTGCGGATCAATGGAGCCCGCTGCGGCGCTTTACGGGTTGCAGCGTCTACCGTGGATACCGATGCGCTGCCCGATTGGATAGTAGTTGGATTGACCCTGCCCCTCTGGCCAGAAAGTGATGCACCGGGCGAAACACCAGACCATACTGCACTCTATGCTGAGGGCTGCGCAGAGGTTAACGCACTGGGTCTATTGGAGTCTTGGGTTAAACACACTTTGGTTGGCATCAACACCTGGAGCGAAGATGGGGTAAAATCTTTGCATTCTAATTGGCGCGGTCTGGCGCATGGCATTGGCGAAGACATAAAGATTCATGGACAGGCCGGCACTTTTCTTGGCGTAGACGAGAAATTCGGAATGCTGCTTCGATCTGAAGTGACTACCCAACTCATCCCATTAAGTTCCGTACTGGAGGGCAACTGA
- a CDS encoding DUF6505 family protein produces MMLARAIHFDESDMNVFHSPARTGEWCISGGFEFSNWTEADLTGKSRQAFSNGWLGVETFGRVTFVATTKIEPSEYAFLKDSLARHFVQIYGAPSLEEAGQVAEEELVHMTELCNDHDPNTLLTVVRELTGSGVKEGFRMIESQDAGLNQFAIHGSLDDDGPDGHGHSH; encoded by the coding sequence ATGATGCTGGCGCGCGCAATACATTTTGACGAAAGCGATATGAATGTCTTTCACTCGCCTGCGCGCACTGGTGAATGGTGTATCTCGGGCGGCTTTGAATTTTCCAATTGGACAGAAGCTGATTTGACTGGAAAGTCGCGGCAAGCCTTTTCCAACGGTTGGCTTGGTGTGGAGACCTTTGGCCGCGTAACATTTGTGGCTACAACCAAAATTGAACCATCAGAATACGCGTTTCTCAAGGACTCCTTAGCACGGCACTTTGTTCAAATCTATGGCGCCCCGTCCCTAGAGGAAGCAGGCCAAGTTGCAGAAGAAGAATTGGTGCATATGACCGAGCTTTGCAACGACCACGACCCTAATACTTTGCTCACAGTGGTGCGCGAGTTGACAGGCTCCGGCGTGAAAGAGGGGTTTCGCATGATTGAATCGCAAGATGCGGGATTGAACCAATTTGCCATCCATGGCTCTTTAGATGACGATGGACCTGACGGTCATGGCCACAGCCACTAG
- a CDS encoding HD domain-containing protein, with the protein MAAARLHDFVEDSPPTSVAELEALFGKEIASIVAELTDDKSLPKAERKKQQILNASKKE; encoded by the coding sequence ATAGCTGCAGCTCGACTGCATGACTTTGTAGAGGACAGCCCACCTACCTCTGTGGCTGAATTAGAGGCCCTTTTCGGCAAAGAAATAGCTAGCATTGTAGCTGAGCTTACCGACGACAAGTCTTTACCGAAGGCAGAGAGAAAGAAGCAACAAATCTTGAATGCCTCCAAAAAAGAGTAA
- a CDS encoding P27 family phage terminase small subunit, whose product MSQKKRSDKNSVTAALGGFKGAIESVPLPQGVELRSDDELIIWGQFTRARAREDWRDMDLILLAKVVRMEADIRQHQASVEEQGVIIENQRGTPIPNPLLAIIDTVERRQLAVIRSMSLNQQASSIEPLLLLSGANY is encoded by the coding sequence ATGAGCCAGAAAAAGCGTAGCGATAAAAACAGCGTCACCGCCGCGCTCGGTGGTTTTAAAGGTGCAATTGAAAGCGTCCCTTTACCGCAGGGCGTAGAGTTACGCAGCGATGACGAGTTGATAATTTGGGGCCAGTTCACGCGCGCACGCGCACGCGAGGATTGGCGCGATATGGACCTTATTCTGTTGGCCAAGGTCGTGAGAATGGAAGCGGACATAAGACAACACCAAGCATCGGTCGAAGAACAAGGTGTTATCATTGAAAACCAGCGAGGGACACCAATCCCAAACCCGCTTCTTGCAATTATCGACACAGTTGAGCGCAGGCAGCTTGCTGTCATTCGCTCAATGTCACTCAATCAGCAAGCAAGCTCAATCGAACCGCTGCTCTTGCTGAGTGGCGCCAACTATTGA
- a CDS encoding IS6 family transposase encodes MTKHSPFRYFKTSPEIIRLAVMLYVRFPLSLRNVEDLLHERGIEISHETVRFWWNRFGPMFAAEIRRNRVSRMRSYSNWQWHLDEVFVKINGETHYLWRAVDHEGEVLESYVTKRRDRKAALKFLRKVMKRYGGPEVVVTDKLRSYGAAMKVVGNADRQETGRWCNNRAENSHLPFRRRERAMLRFRQMRCLQKFAAVHSSVHNHFNQERHFYSRDNFKINRSAALTEWRQLLSA; translated from the coding sequence ATGACAAAACACTCCCCATTCAGGTATTTTAAAACGAGCCCTGAGATCATCCGCTTGGCTGTGATGCTTTACGTTCGTTTTCCGCTCTCACTCCGTAACGTGGAAGATCTTCTGCACGAACGAGGCATTGAGATCAGCCACGAAACAGTTCGGTTTTGGTGGAATAGATTTGGTCCGATGTTTGCTGCTGAGATACGAAGAAACCGGGTCAGTCGGATGCGATCTTATTCGAACTGGCAATGGCACTTGGACGAGGTCTTCGTAAAGATAAATGGAGAGACACATTATCTCTGGCGAGCCGTTGATCACGAAGGTGAGGTGCTGGAAAGTTATGTTACCAAGCGCCGAGACCGCAAAGCGGCATTGAAATTTCTCAGAAAAGTAATGAAGCGCTACGGCGGGCCAGAAGTAGTTGTGACGGACAAACTACGTTCCTACGGCGCTGCAATGAAAGTTGTTGGCAACGCGGATCGGCAGGAAACGGGCCGCTGGTGTAACAATAGGGCGGAGAATTCCCACTTGCCGTTTCGACGACGAGAACGCGCTATGCTCCGCTTTCGACAAATGCGATGTCTGCAGAAGTTCGCTGCAGTCCACTCTTCAGTCCACAACCATTTCAATCAGGAACGCCACTTCTACTCACGAGACAATTTCAAGATCAATCGATCCGCCGCTCTTACTGAGTGGCGCCAACTATTGAGCGCATAG
- a CDS encoding phage/plasmid primase, P4 family, with the protein MISGLVLKYLNGECFVIRRGYETTLPVSSSFCLTVPSLILQMYGASICGVGTRLKEPKAFILYGQSAANGKSTIQEVLRRILPHGVICSISPGDMDKEQYLAKLIGASANLSDELSNAAAISSDKFKAVITGDPVTAKIIYKEPVEFKPRAMHILSTNVLPSFKGGIDAGIERRLLVIPFSRTIRVEERISDFETKLMREQGDILISEAIREAAIVFKNGHYSMPASCQEATTQWMKEADTVRSWLEDGGLKRAVPIRVAKLFNEVYIYFRKDMDEVGIKYIPGLPKFNSKIREFITNDPSWEEVRHSDGKKIQRSNLVTRMTGNS; encoded by the coding sequence ATGATCTCAGGGCTCGTTTTAAAATACCTGAATGGGGAGTGTTTTGTCATACGGAGAGGCTACGAGACCACCCTGCCCGTCTCAAGCTCGTTTTGTCTGACAGTACCCTCTTTAATCTTACAGATGTATGGCGCTTCTATCTGTGGGGTTGGGACGCGGTTAAAAGAACCGAAAGCATTCATCCTTTATGGGCAATCTGCAGCGAATGGTAAATCCACCATTCAAGAGGTGCTGAGGCGTATACTTCCGCATGGTGTCATTTGTAGCATATCGCCAGGTGACATGGATAAAGAACAGTATCTGGCCAAGTTAATCGGGGCGTCAGCAAATCTGTCTGATGAGTTATCAAACGCTGCAGCTATCTCATCGGACAAATTCAAAGCTGTAATTACGGGAGACCCTGTTACCGCAAAGATCATCTACAAAGAGCCAGTGGAGTTCAAACCCAGAGCTATGCATATTTTGTCGACTAATGTACTTCCAAGTTTTAAAGGCGGCATAGATGCGGGGATCGAGCGCCGATTGCTGGTAATACCGTTCAGTCGAACAATACGTGTTGAAGAGCGGATTTCAGACTTTGAGACAAAGTTAATGAGAGAGCAGGGAGACATTTTGATTTCAGAGGCCATCCGCGAAGCGGCAATAGTGTTTAAAAACGGTCACTACTCGATGCCAGCCTCTTGCCAAGAGGCAACCACGCAGTGGATGAAAGAAGCGGACACTGTGAGAAGCTGGTTAGAAGACGGTGGTTTAAAAAGAGCCGTACCAATACGCGTAGCAAAGCTTTTCAATGAAGTTTACATTTACTTCAGAAAAGACATGGATGAAGTTGGTATCAAATATATCCCTGGGTTGCCCAAATTTAACTCAAAAATAAGGGAATTCATCACCAATGACCCGAGTTGGGAGGAGGTTCGACATTCAGACGGGAAGAAAATTCAAAGGTCTAATCTAGTGACTCGGATGACTGGAAATTCGTAG
- a CDS encoding HGGxSTG domain-containing protein has protein sequence MKANPKPWLYGPNWQGQRCEARTRSGTPCQRPARLPVGRCKLHGGASTGPRTKDGLARLTEARTKHGKFTKEKRAEARRFAEEGRQMRGELKELEAWFVDHGHLSKDWRKDWEL, from the coding sequence ATGAAAGCTAATCCCAAACCATGGCTCTACGGCCCAAACTGGCAAGGTCAGAGGTGCGAGGCCCGAACGCGCAGCGGCACGCCTTGCCAGCGCCCCGCTAGACTCCCTGTGGGCCGCTGCAAGCTCCATGGAGGCGCGAGTACCGGTCCGAGGACCAAGGACGGCCTGGCGCGACTCACAGAGGCTAGAACCAAGCATGGCAAGTTCACGAAAGAGAAGCGCGCAGAAGCACGGCGCTTTGCAGAGGAGGGGCGGCAGATGCGCGGCGAACTGAAAGAGCTGGAGGCTTGGTTCGTGGACCACGGGCATCTGTCCAAGGACTGGCGCAAAGATTGGGAACTCTGA
- a CDS encoding aldo/keto reductase — protein sequence MSSTADNPTKYPPRTAPISSIEMPQFGFGCAPLGDLFVETSEADTRLALDTAWDAGVRYYDTAPWYGHGLSEHRLGGLLRQHSRQGYYVSTKVGRVYLPAPRGEDKRVQWCGGQNFEVKYDYTAEGLAVSYTQSQLRLGQSSVDALIIHDLDQGYHGDKFDRYYQQLKDSGLEYLHNLKSRGEISSVGMGINALGDFEFFADRIDLDFFLVAMPYTLLDQNSLNTAMKRCIERGIKIVVGSPFASGLLTNPTNPDVRYNYGPVPDYIRARAIGLQDCCAEFNVPLMAAALQFPLLHPAVYSIIPGARTARQITGNMENFNLNIPRELWTEMKNRGLIVPDAPIG from the coding sequence ATGAGTTCAACAGCAGATAATCCCACAAAATACCCGCCGCGAACGGCACCGATTTCTTCCATTGAAATGCCCCAATTTGGATTTGGTTGCGCGCCACTTGGTGACCTGTTTGTCGAAACTTCTGAAGCCGACACTCGGCTGGCTCTAGACACTGCATGGGATGCAGGCGTGCGGTATTATGATACAGCACCTTGGTATGGGCACGGGCTGAGCGAGCACCGTTTGGGCGGATTGTTACGACAGCATTCACGGCAAGGTTACTACGTCTCAACTAAAGTTGGGCGCGTGTATCTTCCGGCGCCACGCGGTGAAGACAAGCGCGTCCAATGGTGCGGTGGACAGAATTTCGAAGTCAAATATGACTACACCGCAGAGGGACTCGCAGTATCTTATACACAAAGCCAATTGCGCCTTGGCCAAAGTTCGGTTGACGCGCTGATCATTCACGATCTGGACCAAGGATATCATGGCGATAAATTTGACAGATACTACCAACAGCTCAAAGATAGCGGGTTGGAGTATCTTCATAATTTGAAATCACGTGGAGAAATTTCGTCGGTCGGAATGGGTATCAACGCGTTGGGCGATTTCGAATTTTTTGCAGATCGTATCGATTTGGATTTTTTCCTTGTTGCGATGCCCTACACACTTCTTGATCAAAATTCGCTAAATACGGCAATGAAGAGATGTATCGAGCGCGGGATAAAAATTGTTGTTGGTTCACCGTTTGCCTCCGGATTGTTAACAAATCCAACAAATCCAGACGTGCGCTATAATTATGGCCCCGTCCCGGATTACATTCGCGCTCGAGCCATTGGGCTTCAGGATTGTTGCGCGGAATTCAACGTGCCGCTGATGGCCGCAGCGTTGCAATTCCCGCTCCTTCATCCAGCTGTCTATTCGATTATTCCAGGTGCCCGAACAGCGCGTCAAATTACTGGAAATATGGAAAATTTCAATTTAAATATTCCCAGAGAGCTGTGGACAGAAATGAAGAACCGCGGTTTAATCGTTCCGGACGCACCCATCGGATAA
- a CDS encoding SDR family NAD(P)-dependent oxidoreductase, which produces MSDNLSFGLEGKTVLLTGATGAIGGAVAKGFSEAGSKVAVVDIDQAQCDEFAQELGPQHAGFGVDLTDTARLPSLVKKIDSTLGKIDVLVNIAGVIKRADDLFQVSESDFDFQMDINVKVPFFLSQAVAKLMVDDGRSGVIINYSSQGWMSGGFGGSVVYNAGKGAITTMTRGLARSWADHGIRVNSVAPGLVETPMLGLDRMSGGQIENMVGGIPLKRLAQPGDHTGATLFLASDHAAYMTGATINVSGGFLMY; this is translated from the coding sequence ATGAGTGATAATCTCAGTTTTGGCTTAGAGGGCAAAACCGTTCTATTGACAGGCGCTACCGGCGCCATAGGCGGCGCCGTTGCCAAAGGTTTTTCAGAAGCTGGTTCTAAAGTGGCTGTGGTCGACATTGATCAAGCCCAATGCGATGAATTCGCCCAGGAACTAGGGCCGCAACACGCTGGTTTCGGCGTCGATCTGACCGATACCGCACGCTTGCCCTCACTTGTTAAGAAAATCGATAGCACACTTGGCAAAATTGACGTTTTGGTGAACATTGCTGGTGTTATCAAACGAGCGGACGATTTGTTTCAAGTATCGGAATCTGATTTCGATTTCCAGATGGACATCAACGTAAAGGTGCCGTTTTTTCTCAGTCAAGCTGTTGCAAAATTGATGGTTGACGACGGCCGGAGTGGTGTGATCATCAACTATTCCTCACAAGGCTGGATGTCAGGTGGGTTTGGCGGGTCGGTCGTTTATAATGCAGGCAAAGGTGCAATCACAACCATGACCCGTGGTCTCGCACGCAGTTGGGCAGACCATGGAATTCGCGTAAATTCGGTTGCGCCGGGTTTGGTGGAGACACCAATGCTTGGACTAGATAGAATGAGCGGAGGTCAAATCGAAAATATGGTGGGTGGCATTCCACTCAAACGCTTGGCGCAACCCGGAGATCATACAGGCGCAACCTTGTTTTTGGCAAGTGATCATGCGGCTTACATGACAGGTGCAACGATCAATGTAAGTGGTGGGTTCTTGATGTATTAA
- a CDS encoding mandelate racemase/muconate lactonizing enzyme family protein, with amino-acid sequence MSKAYKIKSVEAIPVSYQEPTDHNRFRAVCLVKITGENGQVGWGECCSYFPEATLAAAKIVEGLSEIVVGRNAMHTAGIWHDLHDHSWWYGTGAGLVSIAISGIDIALWDLKGKMLGVSVLDLLGGPMHEKMPAVASLHGTKATIEEMAEEISIHTATGLHGAKVGFGKRGEANLGFDHDRDVDFVRQVSEAMGPSKMLMIDLGVKNFWDVPTAIRRARVFEDYGVHWLEEPLGHDDPEGYAALRAATGIRIAYGEREWNARGVKRIVDTGTVDVIGLDPGRVAGITGFAKAAEICAQSRRQANAHNFSTAIVGAASQALSWSNPACTMLELQPVYGPAQKDLVDKPIWHEKGYVPMPTGPGLGIEINEDLVASARMDK; translated from the coding sequence ATGAGTAAAGCATATAAAATCAAAAGCGTTGAAGCTATCCCGGTCTCCTATCAAGAGCCAACGGATCACAACCGGTTTCGTGCAGTTTGTCTGGTCAAAATCACCGGTGAAAATGGTCAAGTAGGCTGGGGCGAATGCTGTTCCTATTTTCCTGAAGCAACGTTGGCCGCAGCCAAAATCGTTGAAGGACTTTCCGAGATTGTTGTTGGCCGAAACGCTATGCATACGGCTGGCATCTGGCACGACTTGCACGATCACAGCTGGTGGTATGGAACTGGCGCTGGTCTTGTATCAATCGCGATCTCGGGGATCGATATTGCGCTTTGGGACCTCAAGGGCAAGATGCTTGGCGTCAGCGTGCTCGACCTCTTGGGCGGACCAATGCATGAAAAAATGCCAGCAGTCGCCAGTTTACATGGCACCAAAGCAACCATCGAGGAAATGGCTGAAGAAATTTCGATCCATACCGCTACGGGCTTGCATGGGGCGAAAGTTGGATTTGGGAAACGTGGAGAGGCTAATCTTGGCTTTGACCATGATCGCGATGTCGATTTTGTCCGCCAAGTTTCCGAGGCGATGGGGCCCAGCAAGATGCTGATGATTGATCTGGGCGTCAAGAATTTCTGGGATGTTCCAACTGCCATTCGCCGTGCGCGTGTCTTTGAAGATTATGGTGTTCACTGGCTTGAAGAACCTTTGGGGCACGATGACCCTGAAGGATACGCAGCACTTCGTGCGGCGACCGGTATACGTATTGCCTACGGTGAACGTGAATGGAATGCACGGGGCGTAAAGCGGATCGTTGACACTGGAACGGTTGACGTGATCGGGCTTGATCCCGGGCGGGTCGCCGGAATCACTGGGTTCGCCAAGGCGGCGGAAATATGTGCTCAATCCCGCCGTCAGGCGAATGCTCATAACTTCTCGACGGCCATAGTCGGGGCTGCAAGCCAGGCGCTAAGTTGGTCCAATCCGGCGTGTACAATGCTTGAACTTCAGCCAGTTTATGGCCCGGCGCAAAAAGACCTGGTAGACAAGCCTATCTGGCATGAGAAGGGGTATGTTCCGATGCCCACGGGGCCGGGTCTTGGGATTGAAATTAACGAAGACCTTGTCGCGTCCGCGCGTATGGACAAATAG
- a CDS encoding fumarylacetoacetate hydrolase family protein, with translation MKFLRYGPRGSEKPGILDDAGNIRDLSGITSDIAGDVLSDLGRFANLDSHSLPIVEGDPRIGACVARTGKFMCIGLNYADHAAESGLDVPSEPVLFMKATSAICGPNDPIVIPRGSEKTDWEVELGVVIGKSAKYVTEEDALDHVAGYCVINDVSERAYQTEREGQWTKGKSCDNFGQTGPWLVTPDEVGDPQNLSMWLEVNGERVQNGSTTTMVYGVAHLIAYLSNFMTLEPGDIISTGTPPGVGLGFKPPRYLKAGDEVELGIQGLGQQKQLCVSDE, from the coding sequence ATGAAATTCCTCCGATATGGCCCGCGCGGCTCAGAAAAACCCGGCATTCTTGACGATGCAGGAAACATTAGAGACTTGAGTGGTATTACCAGCGATATTGCCGGTGATGTGCTGAGCGATCTTGGCCGGTTTGCAAATCTTGATAGCCACAGTTTGCCAATTGTTGAGGGCGATCCGCGCATTGGTGCTTGTGTGGCGCGTACAGGAAAATTCATGTGCATCGGTTTGAACTACGCAGATCATGCGGCGGAAAGCGGGCTGGATGTTCCGTCTGAACCGGTGTTATTCATGAAGGCGACTTCGGCAATATGTGGGCCTAACGATCCGATCGTCATCCCGCGTGGATCTGAAAAGACGGACTGGGAAGTGGAGCTTGGTGTCGTCATCGGCAAGTCGGCAAAATACGTGACTGAAGAAGATGCGTTGGATCACGTCGCTGGCTACTGCGTAATTAACGATGTATCCGAGCGTGCCTATCAAACTGAACGTGAGGGACAGTGGACCAAGGGTAAGTCCTGTGACAACTTCGGCCAAACCGGCCCGTGGTTGGTAACCCCAGACGAAGTTGGCGATCCCCAAAACCTTTCAATGTGGCTAGAAGTTAACGGCGAACGTGTTCAAAATGGTTCAACGACGACTATGGTTTATGGAGTAGCGCATCTTATTGCTTACCTGTCGAATTTCATGACGCTTGAGCCTGGCGATATCATTTCTACTGGTACACCTCCGGGCGTTGGTCTCGGTTTCAAACCACCGCGTTATCTAAAAGCTGGTGACGAAGTTGAACTGGGGATCCAGGGTTTGGGTCAACAAAAACAGCTTTGTGTTTCTGATGAGTAA
- a CDS encoding C-terminal binding protein codes for MSADVVITDATFPDVERERAVAEALGASFELCDCRTPEDVAAAVKGAKVAVVQFAELNAEAVEGLAPDATVIRYGVGYNNLDVAAMNKRNIQGVYVPDYCTSEVADHTAAMILAKLRKLEAFDTSVRAGDWAAVKIAKPMKAFGNTKIGFFGFGRIAQAVAERLAPFGFQFLATDPMFDEAKNNPLKVKGVSFEELICESDCISLHAPATRDTIGRMNADAFAKMKSTSYVVNSARGDLIDETALATALTNGEIAGASVDVFLQEPLAADSPLRSAPNLTMSPHAAWYSDVAVESLQSLVADEITRALTGKSARRPIPGSKPTEIQEAL; via the coding sequence ATGAGTGCAGATGTTGTCATAACCGATGCAACCTTCCCGGATGTCGAAAGAGAACGTGCTGTAGCAGAGGCGCTGGGGGCAAGCTTTGAGCTTTGCGACTGTCGTACACCCGAAGACGTGGCGGCAGCTGTAAAAGGTGCAAAAGTTGCCGTAGTGCAATTTGCAGAACTAAATGCCGAAGCGGTGGAAGGGCTCGCGCCGGATGCGACCGTGATACGCTACGGCGTGGGGTACAATAATCTTGACGTTGCCGCGATGAACAAGCGAAATATTCAGGGTGTTTATGTCCCTGATTATTGTACGTCGGAAGTGGCCGATCATACCGCAGCGATGATCCTGGCCAAATTACGTAAACTGGAAGCGTTTGATACATCTGTTCGAGCTGGTGACTGGGCCGCAGTCAAGATCGCCAAACCGATGAAAGCATTTGGCAACACTAAGATTGGTTTCTTCGGGTTTGGCCGGATCGCGCAGGCCGTAGCTGAGCGGCTCGCCCCATTTGGGTTTCAGTTTCTAGCCACCGATCCCATGTTTGATGAGGCGAAAAACAATCCGCTGAAGGTAAAAGGTGTATCTTTTGAAGAGTTGATCTGTGAGTCAGACTGCATCTCGTTGCACGCTCCTGCAACACGAGACACTATTGGCCGGATGAATGCTGATGCCTTTGCGAAAATGAAATCGACATCTTACGTGGTTAATTCTGCGCGTGGTGACCTGATTGATGAAACCGCATTGGCGACGGCGCTTACCAACGGTGAGATTGCCGGTGCGTCAGTTGATGTATTTTTGCAAGAACCCTTGGCAGCAGACTCCCCTCTCAGATCTGCACCGAACCTTACGATGTCGCCCCATGCAGCATGGTATTCGGATGTTGCTGTTGAAAGCCTCCAAAGCCTTGTAGCAGATGAAATCACACGTGCGCTGACAGGCAAATCTGCGCGCCGCCCAATTCCGGGTTCTAAACCCACAGAAATACAGGAAGCATTATGA
- a CDS encoding SDR family NAD(P)-dependent oxidoreductase: MSLDLNNKKALVTGGARGIGFATVEALAKAGAEVTFTARNQPSIDKALGELPEGVTARGVICDATDQPAVKALMAVGFDILVNNAGVINPIGRMTDVDIGDWAKNVEINLTSAFYVIQQALPYMIKNGGTIVNLSSGAAHNPMEGWSAYCSSKAGVAMLTRCVDKEYGEQGVRIFGFAPGVVDTGMQGSIRESGINPVSDLKRSDLAPAWEPAHGIAWLCTSAADELVGSEIDVRHEDFRRRAGLEIAA, from the coding sequence ATGAGCCTAGACCTTAACAACAAAAAAGCCCTTGTCACCGGAGGTGCACGCGGCATTGGTTTCGCGACGGTCGAGGCATTGGCAAAAGCTGGTGCTGAGGTGACGTTTACAGCGCGCAACCAACCATCAATTGACAAGGCGCTTGGTGAACTTCCCGAAGGAGTTACCGCGCGTGGTGTTATTTGCGACGCAACGGATCAGCCTGCGGTTAAGGCTCTTATGGCTGTAGGATTTGACATTCTGGTCAACAACGCCGGTGTTATTAACCCGATTGGGCGGATGACGGATGTGGACATTGGCGACTGGGCGAAAAACGTCGAGATCAATCTAACTTCGGCATTTTATGTAATCCAACAGGCACTGCCGTATATGATCAAGAATGGTGGCACAATTGTGAACCTGTCTTCTGGTGCTGCGCATAACCCGATGGAAGGATGGAGTGCTTATTGCTCCAGCAAAGCAGGCGTCGCGATGTTAACGCGGTGCGTAGACAAAGAATATGGCGAACAGGGCGTACGTATTTTCGGCTTTGCCCCGGGTGTTGTTGATACTGGCATGCAGGGATCAATTCGCGAAAGCGGTATCAATCCCGTGAGTGATCTCAAGCGTAGTGACTTAGCGCCGGCCTGGGAGCCTGCACACGGAATTGCTTGGCTCTGTACTTCGGCTGCCGATGAGTTGGTTGGCAGTGAAATTGACGTACGTCATGAAGATTTTCGCCGGCGCGCTGGTCTGGAGATTGCAGCATGA
- a CDS encoding L-rhamnose mutarotase, translating into MSSYAWILKVRPGYEEEYKHRHDELWPEMDAALRASGLKSYHIFRHGLDLFGYFETDNLQTTIDFLKDDPVNAKWSEYMAPIMEVDIDSSTGFPFLLPKQWSLDQ; encoded by the coding sequence ATGTCCAGCTATGCATGGATTCTAAAAGTACGGCCTGGATATGAAGAAGAATACAAGCACCGCCATGATGAACTCTGGCCAGAAATGGATGCAGCACTTCGTGCGTCGGGACTTAAGTCTTATCATATTTTCCGCCACGGGCTGGATTTGTTTGGCTATTTCGAAACGGACAATTTACAAACCACGATAGATTTCCTCAAAGACGATCCGGTGAACGCAAAATGGAGCGAATATATGGCTCCAATCATGGAAGTCGATATTGATTCCAGCACCGGATTCCCCTTCCTTTTACCTAAACAATGGAGCCTCGACCAATGA